In Rhizoctonia solani chromosome 7, complete sequence, one DNA window encodes the following:
- a CDS encoding suppressor of stem-loop protein 1, with the protein MAPRDDVSSGSEAGMEEDSDVEYTEKNNGAVDDGEKGKGKQKEKKGKNKAKDQGYSWEANYVRSWDQVQEDEGGRGGKGPSSAIRRAIIRHLVLLIDLSAAMADRDLRPTRFELALDCARAFVVEWCEQNPLGQIGVVGMRAGIGERIVEMTGNPHDVLRAIADKRKLEPAGEPSLQNAIEVARAGMRHSFTDTLVERDCDNLCCVKDKIRISLVALAAEMKICKELCEKTEGSFGVALNEGHFKDLLFEHIPPPAHRAARTGNDKIPSSQTGKANPLNPNADLMLMGFPTRLPPTSAPALCVCHPSRMRAEGFLCPRCSAKLCEVPTDCDVCGLMVVSSPHLARSYHHLFPVGAYTAINEIGPDDTPSATCQGCTTPFRTDAPHSVPAGANDGISHLGRYRCPKCKNDFCDECDVFIHESLHKTSPKNGPVDRDVTVCRSKSLRLVSARRPTRQGNDLETRACRHCAAGQRELRQDFRTGVGNCVEYGSGLGRIMNKGQRTFSQRRRRPTRIWIRTTLVSPLPLVAHLSPFSTLVLSTTMIARTLALALGAVLPLVAFAGNVTEGGSCSQSNTYLTPGSYQLNTDCDSRTYCNSGGTCAKKQCRKDEFPFGYNDVAFKDLPKMCPSGQFCPDEEDDCQNVLSVGSSCQLNRDDECEPAPDTSLSTPDNHRGAICLNYQCMWQNVTVGQPCVVENIAYIAYSTEGEFINIVSRGNCRHGLYCDAAQKICIATQDFGAACTADKECTSGNCLDNLTCGVSTDAPRKLGAWVYAVVAIAIVGGMLLTVGTLFMIHRKERDEMRQQREQYWREQAALRQNILQMRETAQASLLSLPYNGQNQSGSGYNSPSRHSSLASGKEMGIQSDDSHAGFVTNAGYAGGKGTSGLRNSLRSDDGQEATETMSMDALVTERDNGSNGRRRKGGLSIGGKR; encoded by the exons ATGGCGCCTCGAGACGATGTATCGTCTGGATCGGAAGCAGGCATGGAAGAAGACTCGGATGTCGAATATACCGAGAAGAATAACGGTGCAGTTGACGACGGTGAGAAAGGGAAGGGAAAACAGAAAGAGAAGAAGGGGAAAAACAAGGCAAAAGAT CAAGGTTACTCTTGGGAAGCGAATTATGTTAGATCGTGGGACCAAGTGCAAGAGGATGAAGGAG gaagaggaggcaAAG GACCCTCCTCTGCGATACGCCGTGCTATTATTAGACACCTCGTGTTGTTGATCGATTTGTCTGCTGCAATGGCCGATCGGGACTTGCGACCGACACGGTTCGAATTGGCGCTGGACTGTGCCAGAGCGTTTGTTGTTGAATGGTGTGAACAAAACCCGCTCGGACAGATTGGAGTGGTGGGAATGCGTGCAGGGATTGGAGAAAGGATTGTGGAAATGACAG GAAACCCTCATGATGTCCTGAGGGCTATCGCGGACAAGCGCAAATTAGAACCTGCGGGGGAACCGAGTTTGCAGAACGCAATTGAGGTGGCCCGGGCAGGTATGAGGCAC TCATTTACCGACACACTCGTCGAGAGAGATTGTGATAATCTTTG TTGTGTCAAGGATAAAATTAGGATATCACTCGTGGCCCTGGCTGCGGAAATGAAGATATGCAAGGAACTTTGCGAGAAAACTGAAG GGAGTTTTGGAGTCGCTTTGAACGAAGGGCACTTCAAGGATTTGCTATTCGAACACATTCCTCCTCCAGCGCACCGCGCGGCGCGTACTGGAAATGACAAAATTCCATCAAGCCAGACAGGCAAAGCAAATCCACTGAATCCTAATGCTGACTTGATGTTAATGGGATTCCCGACCCGGCTTCCACCAACGAGCGCGCCTGCGCTTTGTGTCTGCCATCCCAGTCGAATGCGGGCTGAAGGATTTTTATGTCCACGTTGTTCGGCCAAATTATGCGAGGTGCCGACAGACTGTGACGTCTGTGGTTTGATGGTCGTGTCTTCTCCGCATTTAGCACGTAGTTATCACCATTTATTCCCTGTCGGTGCATATACGGCGAT AAACGAGATAGGCCCCGACGACACACCTTCAGCAACGTGTCAAGGATGCACAACGCCATTTCGTACTGACGCACCTCATTCGGTTCCAGCAGGCGCTAATGACGGAATCAGTCACTTGGGGCGGTACCGCTGCCCCAAGTGCAAAAACGATTTTTGCGACGAGTGCGATGTATTTATCCATGAGAGTCTGCAT AAAACCTCGCCTAAAAATGGGCCTGTCGATCGTGATGTGACGGTTTGCCGATCAAAAAGCCTGCGCTTAGTAAGCGCGCGCCGGCCGACGAGGCAAGGAAACGACCTGGAAACGAGGGCATGTCGTCATTGCGCAGCAGGGCAACGGGAATTACGCCAGGATTTTAGGACTGGTGTGGGAAATTGTGTAGAATACGGGTCCGGTCTTGGCAGGATCATGAACAAGGGACAGAGGACGTTTTCCCAACGACGGCGACGACCAACGCGTATTTGGATTCGCACTACACTCGTTTCCCCCTTGCCTTTGGTCGCCCACTTGAG CCCCTTTTCAACTCTGGTTCTTTCCACCACCATGATCGCCCGCACCCTCGCACTCGCACTTGGCGCTGTGCTCCCCCTCGTCGCCTTTGCAGGAAATGTCACCGAAGGCGGCTCGTGCAGCCAATCAAACACTTACCTCACCCCTGGCTCCTATCAGCTTAACACCGACTGCGACTCGAGGACGTACTGCAACAGTGGCGGTACTTGCGCTAAGAAGCAGTGCCGCAAGGATGA ATTTCCTT TCGGCTACAACGATGTGGCTTTCAAGGACTTACCTAAAATGTGCCCCTCTGGCCAATTCT GCCCGGACGAAGAGGATGATTGCCAAAACGTGCTCTCTGTGGGCAGCTCATGCCAACTGAACCGCGATG ATGAATGTGAACCTGCGCCGGACACATCGCTTTCCACCCCCGACAATCACCGAGGTGCTATTTGTCTCAACTACCAGTGCAT GTGGCAAAATGTTACCGTTGGGCAGCCATGCGTAGTTGAAAATATCGCCTATATCGCGTACTCGACTGAGGGTGAATTTATCAATATCGTCTCGAG AGGGAATTGTCGACACGGTTTATACTGTGACGCTGCTCAAAAGATTTGCATCGCTACACAGGACTTTGGAGCTGCTTGCACTGCCGATAAAGA GTGCACATCTGGAAACTGCCTTGACAACCTTACATGTGGTGTTTCCACCGATGCTCCTCGCAAGCTCGGAGCCTGGGTTTACGCAGTCGTCGCCATAGCCATCGTCGGAG GTATGCTACTTACTGTCGGAACCTTGTTTATGATCCACCGTAAAGAACGTGATGAGATGCGCCAACAACGCGAGCAATACTGGCGCGAACAG GCTGCTCTTCGTCAAAATATCCTTCAAATGCGTGAAACTGCTCAAGCATCTTTGTTGTCGCTACCTTACAACGGCCAGAACCAATCTGGCTCGGGTTACAACTCGCCTTCTCGACACAGCAGCTTGGCATCTGGAAAGGAAATGGGCATCCAAAGCGATGATAGCCACGCGGGCTTTGTTACAAATGCAGGGTACGCCGGTGGAAAGGGGACTAGTGGTTTGCGTAATTCGCTAAGAAGCGATGATGGACAGGAAGCAACGGAGACGATGAGCATGGACGCCCTCGTTACTGAAAGGGACAATGGCTCGAATGGAAGGAGGCGCAAGGGAGGTCTGAGCATTGGTGGCAAGCGATAA
- a CDS encoding actin regulatory protein — MDDSDTDLKNDIGETNIALWGSDLHQRVRERAGDVESAWDDIGQDEGLWIWRIEDFKVVPWPDDRKGQFYDGDSYIILHVSYVQENPWYSSFAHDLHFWLGSQTSLDEAGTAAYKTVELDDHLGGLPTQYRECQYYESQRFRSYFPQGIRILTGGVRTGFSHPEPDTPRPPKLFQITANSVTEVPLPVKYLEEGDVYVFEPGGEANTPPAIMQYNAKGSTGKERFKAAEVSKELAGELGEVQVYDGDASVPFFRALDIPYPPEAPSRGQAGVSEPILLRILPSATPPYTPLPTVTREALDPSDIFILAGPKAIYVWMGSQASREEKRTIMAAAQGFIKEKGLRPETSIVRVVEGNETKAFWDTFPEN, encoded by the exons ATGGATGATTCGGATACGGACCTCAAAAATGATATTGGTGAGACTAACATTGCGCTTTGGGGAAGTGAT TTACACCAACGTGTACGTGAGCGTGCCGGAGACGTTGAAAGCGCATGGGATGATATAGGGCAAGATGAAGGTCTTTGGATTTGGCGGATTGAAGATTTCAAAGTTGTTCCGTGGCCTGATGACCGTAAAGGTCAATTTTATGACGGAGACTCATATATCATCCTCCATGTGAGTT ACGTACAAGAAAACCCCTGGTACTCAAGCTTTGCCCATGATCTGCACTTTTGGCTGGGCTCTCAAACAAGCTTGGACGAAGCGGGGACTGCGGCATACAAGACTGTTGAGCTCGATGACC ATCTTGGCGGGCTCCCTACTCAGTACCGGGAATGCCAGTACTACGAATCCCAACGCTTCCGCTCATATTTCCCTCAAGGCATCCGTATTCTCACTGGAGGGGTACGCACTGGGTTTAGCCATCCGGAACCTGACACTCCACGCCCTCCCAAGTTGTTCCAGATCACGGCAAACTCAGTAACCGAGGTTCCCCTTCCTGTCAAGTATCTAGAAGAAGGGGACGTTTATGTGTTCGAACCTGGAGGAGAGGCCAACACTCCACCTGCTATCATGCAGTACAACGCAAAGGGTTCCACAGGAAAAGAGAGGTTCAAGGCAGCAGAGGTATCCAAGGAATTGGCCGGGGAACTAGGAGAAGTTCAGGTATACG ATGGGGATGCATCAGTCCCCTTTTTTCGTGCGCTAGACATCCCTTATCCCCCAGAAGCCCCAAGTCGGGGACAAGCGGGCGTAAGCGAACCCATACTACTTCGTATTCTACCTTCAGCCACACCGCCGTACACGCCACTCCCGACCGTGACCCGGGAAGCGCTTGACCCGTCAGATATATTCATACTTGCTGGACCGAAGGCTATATACGTATGGATGGGGTCCCAAGCCTCCCGCGAAGAAAAGCGGACGATTATGGCAGCTGCGCAGGGATTCATCAAAGAGAAGGGTTTGCGTCCGGAGACAAGCATCGTTCGTGTCGTGGAAGGCAACGAGACCAAGGCTTTCTGGGACACATTCCCTGAGAACTAG